The sequence TTGGCAACTACCGAGCTACATCCGCTCCTCCGAAAGCTCAGGCTTCGCGACAGCCGGCTATCGACTCCAGTATCAGAAGCTTCTGGCACAGCCGTTTTTGCTCGCCGCCATGGTGATGCTCGCGGCCTCGGTGTCGTTGCGCTTCTTCCGGATGGGCGGCGTGCAGAAGATGGTTTTGAGTGGCGTGGGCGCAGGCTTTCTGCTCTACGTTCTGTCGAAAGTGACTGAAGACTTGAGCAAGGCTGAGTTGATGCATCCGATCGCTGCGGCGTGGTTGCCCGTGGTGGTGGGCGGCCTGACCGGCTTTTTGGCCTTGTTGTATCAGGAGGACGGTTAGTGACTGCCGTCCAACGAGGGAGCGTGTCTCGTTTGACGCGGCGTACTGTGGTGCGCGCGAACGGGTGCGGCTTGTCTATTCGCAGGCTCCTGCTCGCTGTTGCCGCCGTGGCATCGCTCGGCGGGCTGGTGGATGTTGCCGCCGTGGCCCCCGCCTCCGCCCAGAGCTTCACCTACAATCCGCTGCCGCCGCGCCCGAAGCCGCCGAAGGTCGCCAACGACAACCAGATGCTGGTTCAGGCGACCGAGGTCGACTACGACTACAACAATTCGCGCGTCTCCGCGGTCGGCAACGTCCAGCTGTTCTACAACGGCACCAGCGTCGAGGCCGACAGGGTCATCTACGACCAGAAGACCAAGCGGCTCCATGCCGAAGGCAACATCCGCATGACGGATGCCGACGGCAAGATCACCTACGCCGAGATCATGGATCTCTCCGACGACTACCGCGACGGTTTCGTCGATTCGCTGCGCGTGGACACCGCCGACCAGACCCGCATGGCGGCGAGCCGCGCCGACCGCTCCAGCGGCAACTACACGGTGTTCGATAACGGCGTCTACACGGCCTGCGCGCCGTGTAAGGACGATCCGAAGAAGCCGCCGCTGTGGCAGGTCAAGGGTGCCCGCATCATCCACGACCAGCAGGAGAAGATGCTGTATTTCGAGACGGCGCAGCTCGAGTTCTTCGGCGTGCCGATCGCCTACATGCCCTATTTCTCGACGCCTGATCCGACCGTCAAGCGCAAGAGCGGCTTCCTGATGCCCGGTTACTTTCCGGGCACGACCAACACCGGCTTCGGCGCCGAAATTCCGTATTATTGGGCGATCGCGCCCGACATGGACGCAACCTTCACCTCACGCTTCATGTCGCGACAGGGCGTACTCCTTCAAGGCGAATTCCGTCAGCGTTTGATCGACGGCGCCTATCAGATCCGCGCCTACGGCATCGACCAGCTCGACCCCGGCGCCTTTGCCGGGCAGCCCGGCGACCGCCAGTTCCGCGGTGCCGTCGACACCAAGGGTCAGTTCGCGCTGAACGACAAATGGGTCTGGGGCTGGGACGGCGTCCTGATGTCCGACTACTATTTCTTCTCGGACTATCGCCTCGCGGCCTACAAAGACCCGCTCGGCTCGTTCCTGAACCTGCCGACCGACGCGCTGTCGCAGCTCTATCTGACCGGCGTCGGCAATCGCAGCTTCTTCGACGCACGGACGATGTACTGGCTGAGCTTCTCGGGCAACCAGGACAAGGTTCCGGTCGTCTATCCCGTGATCGACTACTCGAACGTGCTCAACTATCCGGTCTTCGGCGGCGAGTTCAGCTACAAGACCAATTTCGTGAACCTTTCGCGCGAAAACGCGGTGTTCGATCCGATCACGACGCTCGCCAACACCAACGGCCTGTGCACCACCGCCTCGGCCGATCCGCTCGCGCGCACGCCGTCACAGTGCCTGCTGCGCGGCTTCCCCGGCACCTACACCCGCCTTACCGCGGAAGCGCAGTGGCGCAAGTCCTATACCGATCCGTTCGGCCAGATCTGGACGCCGTTCGCCAGCCTGCGCGCCGACGCGATCAATTCCTCGGTCTCCAATCAGCCGGGCGTATCGAACTATCTGCCGGTCGGCGACACCCAGGCATTCCGCCTGATGCCGACCGTCGGCCTCGAATACCGCTACCCCTTCATCAACGTTCAGCCCTGGGGCTCGACCACCATCGAGCCGATCGCGCAGATCATCATCCGTCCGAACGAGACTTATGCCGGCAAGCTGCCGAACGAGGACGCGCAGAGCATGGTGTTCGACGCCTCGACCCTGTTCAGCGTCGACAAATTCTCCGGCTACGACCGCGTCGAGGGCGGCGGCCGCGCCAATGTCGGCGTGCAGTCCACCACGCAGTTCGACAGGGGCGGTGCCGTCAAGGTGTTGTTTGGCGAGTCCTACCAGCTGTTCGGCCTGAACTCCTTCGCGGTCCGGGACTCCATCAACACGGGCCTGGATTCCGGTCTCGACAAGCCGCGCTCGGATTACGTGGCAAGCGCCAGCTACTCGCCCAACCGCACCTACACCTTCAGCGTCCGCTCCCGCATGGACGAGCAGACCTGGAACGTGCAGCGCTTCGAGGCGGAAGGCCGCGCCAATTTCGACCGCTGGTCGGTCAGCGTGCTGTACGGCAACTACGCGCCGCAGCCGGAACTCGGCTATCTGACGCGCCGCGAGGGCATCCTGACCTCGGGCTCGCTCAAGGTCGCGACCAACTGGGTGGTGTCGGGCTCGGCGCGCTGGGACCTCGAGGCCAACAAGATCAACCAGTATGTGCTCGGCGCCGGTTATGTCGACGATTGCTTCGTTCTGGCGGCGAACTATGTAACTTCGTATAGCTATTCGGCAGGCGCTGCGCCGCCAGTGCTGAACCACGCGTACATGTTCACGTTCGGGCTGCGTACGCTGGCGACCTCATCGGCGACCAGCAGTTCCGGCGGCCTCCAGTAAACGGTTTGAAGTGCCGGCCGCGTTGTCCCAATCGCAGGTTCACCGCGGCTGACATGCGAGCGAGATCCATGACGACTGCCCTGCCTATGTTCCGCCTCCTCTTCGTCGTCGGCGCCCTGCTGCTGGCCGGCACGCCGTCGCGCGCGCAGAACATCGTGGTCATGGTCAACGGCGATCCGATCACCGATTTCGACATTGACCAGCGCGCCAAGCTCGACCAGCTGACGACGCAGAAGACTCCCGGCCGGCAGGACGTCATCAACGAGCTGATCGACGACAAGGTGAAGCTCAAGGAAGGCAAGAAATACGGCGTCGATCCCGGTGTCAGCGACATCAACCAGTCCTTCGAGGGCATGGCGCAGCGCATGCGCATCTCGCCGGATCAGCTGACCAAGTCCCTCGAATCCAAGGGCGTCCGCCCTGAAACCCTGAAGGGCCGCATGAAGGCCGAGATGGTCTGGACCAGCCTCGTGCGCGGCCGCTTCAAGGAGAAGCTGATGGTGGGAGAGCGCGACGTCGCGCAGGCCGTGCAGGCCCAGACCGGCGACAAGCTGCAGGTCGAGGGCACCGAATACAAGATGCAGCCGATCGTGCTGATCGTGCCGCGCGGCTCGTCCCCGGCCTTCCAGGAGACGCGGATGAAGGAAGCCGAGCAATATCGCTCCCGCGTCGGCAGCTGCGAGGAAGCCAATTCGCTGTTCCGCTCGACGCCGAACGCCACCATTCGCGAGACCGTCACCAAGACGACGGCGGACCTGCCCGAGGCGCTGCGCAAGGTGCTCGACGACACGGCGATCGGCCATCTGACCGCGCCGGAGGTGACCAAGGCGGGCATCGAGATGGTGGTGCTGTGCTCGCGCAAGCCGACCATGATCGACACGCCGAAGAAGCGCGAGGTCCGCGAGAAGATGTACCAGGAGAAGTACGAGAAGACCCAGAAGGCCTATCTCGACGAGCTCCGCAAGGCAGCGATGATCGAGTACCGCAACCGCTGATGGCCGACGCCCCGATCAAGCCCCTCGCCCTGACCCTGGGAGAGCCCGCGGGCATCGGCCCCGACATCGCGATTGCGGCCTGGCTTCGCCGCCGTGAGCTGAACCTGCCCGCCTTCTATCTGCTCGGCGACCAAGCCTTCGTCGCGCAACGCGCCAAAGCGCTCGGCGCCGAGATCCGGCTCGCCCCGGTGAGCGCCAGCGAGGCCGTGGCCGCCTTCGCCGAGGCCCTGCCGGTGGTCGCGACCGGCGAGCGCGCGACGGCCGAGCCCGGCAAGCCCGACGCATCAAGCGCGCCCGCCGCACTCGCCTCGATCCGCCAGGCAGTCACGGATGTGCGCGAGGGGCGCGCCGGCGCCGTCGTCACCAATCCGATCGCCAAGAGCGTGCTCTACCGCGCCGGCTTCCGCCATCCCGGCCACACCGAATTCCTCGCCGAGCTGGCCGCCGACGGCGGCCGCGTGCCGCAGCCGGTGATGATGCTGTGGTCGCCGCGGCTTGCCGTGGTGCCGGTGACCATCCACGTCTCCTTGCGCGAGGCGCTGGGCCAGCTGACCAGCGAGTTGATCGTCTCGACCGTGCGCATCGTCGCGGCCGAGCTGACATACCGCTTCGGCATCGCGCGGCCGCGCATCGCGATCTCCGGCCTCAATCCGCATGCCGGCGAGGACGGCTCGCTCGGCCATGAGGAGCAGACGGTGATTGCGCCGGCGCTCAAAGTCCTGCGCAACGACGGCATCGAGGCCAGGGGCCCGCTGCCCGCCGACACCATGTTCCACGAGGCCGCGCGCAACCTCTATGACTGCGCGGTCTGCATGTATCACGACCAGGCCCTGATCCCGATCAAGACCGTCGCCTTCGACGACGCGGTCAACGTCACGCTCGGCCTGCCCTTCATCCGCACCTCGCCCGATCACGGCACCGCCTTCGACATCGCCGGCACCGGTAAAGCGAACCCCGCAAGCCTGATTGCCGCGCTGAAGCTTGCGAGCCGCATGGCGGCTGCGACAACCTGATGAGCGCGATCGACGACCTCCCGCCGCTGCGCGAGGTCATCCGCCAGCACGCGCTGTCGGCCCGCAAATCGCTCGGTCAGAATTTTCTGCTCGATCTCAACCTCACCGCGCGCATCGCCCGCGCGGCCGCGCCGCTGGAGGACTCCACCATCGTCGAGATCGGCCCGGGCCCGGGCGGACTGACGCGCGCGCTGCTCGCGCTCGGCGCCCGGCGCGTCATCGCCATCGAGCATGACGAGCGCGCGATCCCGGCGCTGGAGGATATTTCCGCGCGCTATCCCGGCCGGCTGGAGATCGTGCATGGCGATGCCATGACCTTCGACCCGCGCCCGCAGCTCTCGGGCGAACGCGCAAAGATCGTCGCCAATCTGCCTTACAACATCGCAACCCAGTTGCTGATCAACTGGCTCACGATCGAACCCTGGCCGCCCTGGTACGACATGATGGTGCTGATGTTCCAGCGCGAGGTCGGCGAGCGCATCGTCGCACGCGAGGACGAGGAGGCCTATGGCCGTCTCGGCGTGCTCGCCAACTGGCGCTGCGAGACAAAGATCCTGTTCGACATCTCGCCGTCCGCCTTCGTGCCGCCGCCGAAGGTCACCTCCTCCGTCGTGCGCCTCAAGCCGCGCGCGGAGCCGCTGCCTTGCGATCGCAAGCTGCTCGAGCAGGTCGCCGCCGCCGCCTTCGGCCAGCGTCGCAAGATGCTGCGGCAAAGCCTGAAATCACTGGGTGTCGATCCTGCGCGACTTGCCGCGGCGGCCGGGGTCGATGCGACGCGGCGCGCCGAGACGATCCCGATATCGGGCTTTGTTGCCATGGCCCGTGAATTGGCCGATATACGCAGCGAGGCTCAATAATAGGAATTTCGGAGGAAGGAATATGGCGTTGATGCGTCGGCAGTCCCTGGTCAAGTTCGATGCGCCGCTGTGCGAAACCATCGTCGACACGCCCAAGCCGCAAGGACGCGAAGTGCTGGTGCGCATCGAGCGCTGCGGCCTCTGCCATTCCGACCTGCACATCCAGGACGGCTATGCCGATCTCGGCGGCGGCAAGAAGCTCGACACCACGCGCGGCATGACGCTGCCCTTCACGCTCGGCCACGAGATCGCGGGCATCGTCGACGAAGTCGGCCCTGACGTTCCCGCCGGCCTGGTCGGCGCCAAGAAGGCGGTGTTTCCCTGGATCGGCTGCGGCCAGTGCCGCGACTGCGCCAATGGCGACGAGAATCTCTGCGCCAAGCAACGCTTCCTCGGCGTCTCCATCGACGGCGGCTTCGCCACCCATGTGCTGGTGCCCGACGCAAAATACCTGCTCGACTACGATCCCCTGCCCGTCAATCAGGCCGCGACCCTGATGTGCTCCGGCGTCACCGCCTACGGCGCGCTCAAGCGCCTCGTCGACCGTCCGCGCCAGCGCAATTTGCTGCTGATCGGTCTCGGCGGCGTCGGCATGATGGGTCTGTCGTTCGCGCAGGCCATGTTCAAGCAACCGATCACGGTCGCCGACCTCTCACCGGCCGCGCGCGAGACCGCGCTGAAGAACGGCGCGGCCGTCGCCTACGATCCGTCCGAGCCCGACGTGATCAAGCGCATCCTGAAGGAAACCGAGGGCGGCTTCGACGAGGTGGTCGATTTCGCCGGCAACGAGAAGTCGATGGCGTTTGCGGTCGCGGTCGCCGCGCGCGGCGGCAAGGTCGTGGTCTCCGGCCTGATGGGCGGCCAGTTCACGCTGCCGATGGTGCAATGGGTCTACAAGCGCCTGACCGTCGAAGGCTTCATGGTCGGAACGCTCACGGAAGGCCATGAGCTGATGGCGCTCGCCCGCGCCGGCAAGATCAAGCCGACGCCGATGCGGGAGGAGCCGATGGGCGACGTGCAGAAATGGATCGACGAGCTTCGCGCCGGCAAGGTCGTCGGCCGCATTGTGCTGAAGAACTAGGATGCGAGGAACCTGAGCCTCCCTGCGGCGAGATCGAAGGTCTCGCCGCGGAACGCCGACGCCCGCGCTGCGTTGGCAGCACATGTCCATCCGCTGCACCGTCGAGAGCGCATTCTTCATTGCCTGGAGCTGCCTGGAGCAGAGCGGCGAGCTCGGCGCACCGGACGAGACTGCGAACTTTCTTCTCGACTTCATTGAAGCTCAGCTCAGGACCGGCGAACGCCGGCAACTGATGCTCGCGAACCGGGCGATCGGCGCCTGGCGCGCGCACGTGGCCAGGAGCCGGCCGCAGGACGCGCGCTTCGGATGACCGACGGCAACGTCGCCCTCAGCTCGCCCATGCAGCCATCGCTTTCCACTGGCCGCTCCAGGGTTTTGCCGGATTCCGATAGTGATTTCGTCATGCCTCACTCGACCGGGACTTGCCGCCGCGAAAACCACAACTTGCATCGGCCCGTGAATGGCCGTTCAATGGCGGTTTAGGCCGACGCCGCGTTATTTTTTGGTTTTCTGGAATGCGAACTTTTCTCATCATCTTCGGCATCTGGCTGCTGATCAACGTGCTGTTCGTCGTCATCATGATGCCGCCGCGCAAGCCGCGGAAGCCGGATCATCCGCGCTCATCGGCCGGCCTCGCACCGGCAGCCATCGAGCCGAACGCCTATCCTTTCGATGAGGACGAGAAGGTCTCGCTTCGCCACACCATCATTGCCATTGCGATGGGCGCGCTGTTCTCGCTGACGCCGCCGCTGCTCCAGGCGGTCGACGACATCAAGCGGCTGGTCAACAAGTACCGCAAGTCCAGCCAGCCGCCCGAAGCCGAAAACGGCGAAGGATCGCCGGCGACGGTGTCCGAAGACCTCCGCGCGCGCGAGAAGCGCACGACGGCCGGCGAATCCTCGACCGACGATCGGAACGCGCCGAGGCGCTAGAGCCTAGATTCTCTTCGCAGATTCCACTTCGCGCGCGACATTGGAACGTCGCGCGCCGCCAGCGCGTTGGCTCTCCATCAAGGCAACGACCGGGTCGGAGCCGATGACAGGAGCAGGCGCCGCCTGCTCCGAAGAACACGCAAAACACCGGTAGCGGGCGCGTGGGACGAACGATCACGCATGGGGGATCGAAAAGAGGAGAAACGAATTGGTCAATCTGGGCAAGTGGTACGATCCCATCTCCGAGCGCTGGATCGCGCCGCGCGAACCGCGCCAAGAGAGGACATCGTCCCAGGCGAGCGAGAACCACGTCCTCGAGCTTGAGAGGACCGTCGAAGTCAAACGCATCTGGCGCGCACTGGTCGATTGCTGCGCACGCGACTGATCTCTCCGCGCACGTCGAAACCGGAACCTCCAGTCATCAATGCCGGTGTCATTTGCATGAGCGATCCCGCATTCCCCGCACGGCCGGTCGCAGCTGCGATACGCTATCTGTCGATCATCGTCGGTTGCGCCTGCCTGCTTCTCGCCGCCATCTGCTTCGCCATCGCGGCACAGGTCTTTGTGCAGACAGGTGTCTTTGCGCAGTCCTATGCGATGGTCGGTCTCGTCAGCGCAGTGCCCGGGCTTCTGGCGCTGATGCTGGCGCGCGTGTGGAAAGTCCGTAGGATAGGCTGAGCTCTTGCGAAGCTCATCACTTACCTAAGGTCGCTCTCCGTATTTGTGACCGTGCTTGTCGGCCGGCGCCATCTTTCTCGGCACCCGCCGCCAAGCTCCGAAATCCATCACGCAGCGTCGCCGCGTCGGGCTGGTCCTCGATGAGCTTCTTGGCAAAATTCTTGATCTGATCCTTGACCGGCATGAAATCTCCTCAGCCGCCATTCAACGGCGGCAGGGGTGAGAAGTTTCTATGCGTGCGGGAGCACAAAGGGTCGGAATCCGTCGGACGACACGTTCTGCCGCACGACAGATTCCGAGTTCGCGCTTCCGCGCCCGGCAATGAGGGGAGAGATTGGGCAGGCCCCTCGCGAGGCGTCGGGCAAAACACCCGTCAATCCCTCCTCGCGAAAATATTCCACTTTCCCGAATTTCGGATTTATGGCATACACCCCTCACCTCGGCCCTGCCAAAGGGGCGTTCGCGACCGTCACGAGATGCGGGCCGGGTGGCGGTGGACGCGGCAGCGTCGGCGCGATCCGTGTGACGACAGCGCGGGCGACCGTGAGTCTCACGCGACGCGGTACGACACGGCGCAGTTGCAGCGGTTGTGTTGGTCATCTTGGGTGAGCACGCGCCAGCCCCCGATGATCCGGCAAAGCCGTCCGCGGACGGAGAAGTCGTGTGGTCCTGACGCCCGGGGTCTGTGCGTCAAGGCTTGCGGTGATGTGGCGGCCCGACCGGGTGCGCGCATCAGTCATCTGCAAGGCGACGGGGGCAATAGTGCATCGCTCCCCGGGGAGAGCACGAAGGACACCGTTAAAACCATCCGCGCAGGGAAGGCCGAGCGACCGGCATCACCTGTGATCCACCCCGTGTGCATCTTTCGCAGCGCACGGATCTGCGGGTGCCAGCCGGCGCCCGGCCTTCCCTGCGCCCTTTGGCATCCAACGGGCGATGAACGAGAGCAAGCCTCGGGCAAGACTTGCCGCGGGATCGCGAAGCCATGGGGAACTCTCATGCAAGCGGTCTTGCCGCGACCTTCCGCTTCTCGGGAACCTGGATCTGACGTCGTAAAAGTCTGGCCGAAAAAGGTCGGCAGCGCGGCGGAACGAACGCGCCGCAGGCCCAATTCAAGCCACATCCTCTCCGGATTTGCGGCTCATTGCCACCCAACTCTTTGACGAGAAAGGGATGGTTAAGAGTTGCGTAATGCGTAACCGGGAGACCAGGATGGGCAACCGAACCGCGAAATTCGTATCCGCGCTTGTTGGCAGCATCATTGCCGGCGCACCACTCGCCGCCGTGTCGCAGAACGCGCCGAGCGCATCGAGCACCGCCGGTGCCGCGAGCGACTGCCTCGCCTCGCCGAAGGGTTCCGCGCCGCAGGGGCAGCACTGGCACTATCGCGTCGAGCGCGGCACCAAGCGGCAATGCTGGTATCTGCGTGCCGAAGGCGGCAAGGACAGCGCGAAGCCCGTGCAGATTGCGCAGGCCACAAGCGATACGCCATTGGCAGAGTCGCCGGCGCCACAGCAGCATCCGGTTCAGGACGCACGCGCCGAATATCCGACGCCCCGGAGTGCTGCGGCCGTGAAGACGCCGGCCCTGGTTGCGCAAGCCGCAACCGCGACACCGCCGCAACAATCCTCCGACCAGACGACGGACGGCAACGCGCAGCAACCGGCAAGCGCCGCACCCTGGCCCGATGTCCCTGCAGCGTCCACCCCACCCGCGCAGGAGCCGGCACCGACGGCGGTTGCCGCCGCGCAGGCG is a genomic window of Bradyrhizobium sp. CB1717 containing:
- a CDS encoding LPS-assembly protein LptD: MTAVQRGSVSRLTRRTVVRANGCGLSIRRLLLAVAAVASLGGLVDVAAVAPASAQSFTYNPLPPRPKPPKVANDNQMLVQATEVDYDYNNSRVSAVGNVQLFYNGTSVEADRVIYDQKTKRLHAEGNIRMTDADGKITYAEIMDLSDDYRDGFVDSLRVDTADQTRMAASRADRSSGNYTVFDNGVYTACAPCKDDPKKPPLWQVKGARIIHDQQEKMLYFETAQLEFFGVPIAYMPYFSTPDPTVKRKSGFLMPGYFPGTTNTGFGAEIPYYWAIAPDMDATFTSRFMSRQGVLLQGEFRQRLIDGAYQIRAYGIDQLDPGAFAGQPGDRQFRGAVDTKGQFALNDKWVWGWDGVLMSDYYFFSDYRLAAYKDPLGSFLNLPTDALSQLYLTGVGNRSFFDARTMYWLSFSGNQDKVPVVYPVIDYSNVLNYPVFGGEFSYKTNFVNLSRENAVFDPITTLANTNGLCTTASADPLARTPSQCLLRGFPGTYTRLTAEAQWRKSYTDPFGQIWTPFASLRADAINSSVSNQPGVSNYLPVGDTQAFRLMPTVGLEYRYPFINVQPWGSTTIEPIAQIIIRPNETYAGKLPNEDAQSMVFDASTLFSVDKFSGYDRVEGGGRANVGVQSTTQFDRGGAVKVLFGESYQLFGLNSFAVRDSINTGLDSGLDKPRSDYVASASYSPNRTYTFSVRSRMDEQTWNVQRFEAEGRANFDRWSVSVLYGNYAPQPELGYLTRREGILTSGSLKVATNWVVSGSARWDLEANKINQYVLGAGYVDDCFVLAANYVTSYSYSAGAAPPVLNHAYMFTFGLRTLATSSATSSSGGLQ
- the rsmA gene encoding 16S rRNA (adenine(1518)-N(6)/adenine(1519)-N(6))-dimethyltransferase RsmA, giving the protein MSAIDDLPPLREVIRQHALSARKSLGQNFLLDLNLTARIARAAAPLEDSTIVEIGPGPGGLTRALLALGARRVIAIEHDERAIPALEDISARYPGRLEIVHGDAMTFDPRPQLSGERAKIVANLPYNIATQLLINWLTIEPWPPWYDMMVLMFQREVGERIVAREDEEAYGRLGVLANWRCETKILFDISPSAFVPPPKVTSSVVRLKPRAEPLPCDRKLLEQVAAAAFGQRRKMLRQSLKSLGVDPARLAAAAGVDATRRAETIPISGFVAMARELADIRSEAQ
- a CDS encoding alcohol dehydrogenase encodes the protein MALMRRQSLVKFDAPLCETIVDTPKPQGREVLVRIERCGLCHSDLHIQDGYADLGGGKKLDTTRGMTLPFTLGHEIAGIVDEVGPDVPAGLVGAKKAVFPWIGCGQCRDCANGDENLCAKQRFLGVSIDGGFATHVLVPDAKYLLDYDPLPVNQAATLMCSGVTAYGALKRLVDRPRQRNLLLIGLGGVGMMGLSFAQAMFKQPITVADLSPAARETALKNGAAVAYDPSEPDVIKRILKETEGGFDEVVDFAGNEKSMAFAVAVAARGGKVVVSGLMGGQFTLPMVQWVYKRLTVEGFMVGTLTEGHELMALARAGKIKPTPMREEPMGDVQKWIDELRAGKVVGRIVLKN
- a CDS encoding SurA N-terminal domain-containing protein is translated as MTTALPMFRLLFVVGALLLAGTPSRAQNIVVMVNGDPITDFDIDQRAKLDQLTTQKTPGRQDVINELIDDKVKLKEGKKYGVDPGVSDINQSFEGMAQRMRISPDQLTKSLESKGVRPETLKGRMKAEMVWTSLVRGRFKEKLMVGERDVAQAVQAQTGDKLQVEGTEYKMQPIVLIVPRGSSPAFQETRMKEAEQYRSRVGSCEEANSLFRSTPNATIRETVTKTTADLPEALRKVLDDTAIGHLTAPEVTKAGIEMVVLCSRKPTMIDTPKKREVREKMYQEKYEKTQKAYLDELRKAAMIEYRNR
- the pdxA gene encoding 4-hydroxythreonine-4-phosphate dehydrogenase PdxA — its product is MADAPIKPLALTLGEPAGIGPDIAIAAWLRRRELNLPAFYLLGDQAFVAQRAKALGAEIRLAPVSASEAVAAFAEALPVVATGERATAEPGKPDASSAPAALASIRQAVTDVREGRAGAVVTNPIAKSVLYRAGFRHPGHTEFLAELAADGGRVPQPVMMLWSPRLAVVPVTIHVSLREALGQLTSELIVSTVRIVAAELTYRFGIARPRIAISGLNPHAGEDGSLGHEEQTVIAPALKVLRNDGIEARGPLPADTMFHEAARNLYDCAVCMYHDQALIPIKTVAFDDAVNVTLGLPFIRTSPDHGTAFDIAGTGKANPASLIAALKLASRMAAATT
- a CDS encoding phosphonate metabolism protein PhnM, coding for MRTFLIIFGIWLLINVLFVVIMMPPRKPRKPDHPRSSAGLAPAAIEPNAYPFDEDEKVSLRHTIIAIAMGALFSLTPPLLQAVDDIKRLVNKYRKSSQPPEAENGEGSPATVSEDLRAREKRTTAGESSTDDRNAPRR